One Keratinibaculum paraultunense genomic window carries:
- a CDS encoding ABC transporter ATP-binding protein: MYAVEVKNLSFGYGKENILDNISFRIKQGEFISIIGPNGSGKSTLLKLLNNIYKPKSGTILVQGRNIKDYNGKELARSIALVSQNTVIDYGFTVEDIVLMGRYPYIGRFEKEKEEDYQIVDEALKLTNTYNLKKRRINEISGGECQRVIIAKALAQNPDIILLDEPTSHLDINHQMEILKLLEELNKKQGTTIVLVIHDINLAARYSDRILLLNEGRILAVGEPSIVINEPNIERAYNLEVAIERNPITNSICVIPL, encoded by the coding sequence ATGTATGCTGTAGAGGTAAAAAATTTAAGTTTTGGATATGGAAAAGAAAACATACTTGATAATATAAGTTTTAGGATAAAACAAGGTGAATTTATAAGTATTATTGGACCTAATGGTTCAGGCAAATCTACCCTTTTAAAATTGTTAAATAATATTTATAAGCCTAAATCAGGTACTATTTTAGTACAAGGAAGGAATATTAAAGATTATAATGGAAAGGAATTAGCTAGAAGTATAGCTTTGGTATCTCAGAACACGGTGATAGATTATGGATTTACTGTTGAAGATATAGTATTAATGGGGAGATATCCTTATATTGGTAGATTTGAGAAGGAAAAAGAAGAAGATTACCAGATAGTGGATGAAGCTTTAAAGCTAACTAATACCTATAATTTAAAGAAAAGAAGAATAAATGAAATAAGTGGTGGAGAATGTCAAAGAGTAATTATTGCCAAAGCCCTAGCTCAGAATCCAGATATCATATTATTAGATGAACCTACTAGCCATTTAGATATCAATCATCAAATGGAGATATTAAAGCTTTTAGAAGAATTAAATAAAAAACAAGGAACTACAATAGTATTAGTCATTCATGATATAAATTTAGCCGCCAGATATTCTGATAGGATATTATTATTAAATGAGGGACGTATATTAGCAGTAGGTGAACCCAGTATAGTTATCAATGAACCTAATATTGAAAGAGCATATAATTTAGAAGTAGCAATAGAAAGAAATCCAATCACAAATAGTATTTGTGTAATTCCTTTATAA
- a CDS encoding Cof-type HAD-IIB family hydrolase, with translation MKYKLIAIDMDGTLLNSQNKISKRNIETLYKVIEKEMYVALSTGRILKSALYYSRSLQLSSSIVACNGAVVSLNGERDILYENALDIEIAENLIRLAEKNHIYYHFYDMDTFYSRILDEDVVKNYRVNKNSLNEQQIKFKVLNDPLKFLNDQVPKIYKFVFIEEDKDKLVNFRESLKQIEGIDISSSWYNNVEAMSKGVSKGEGLKRLCKRLNIETSQVIAIGDNENDISMFQVAGLAIAMENGDDIAKEHSHVITDTNDEDGVSKAIEKYALNV, from the coding sequence ATGAAATATAAACTAATAGCTATAGATATGGATGGCACACTATTAAATAGTCAAAATAAAATATCTAAAAGAAATATAGAAACTTTGTATAAAGTTATAGAGAAAGAGATGTATGTGGCACTATCTACAGGGAGAATTCTTAAATCTGCCCTATATTACTCTAGATCTTTGCAGTTAAGTAGTTCCATAGTTGCATGTAATGGAGCGGTAGTATCTCTTAATGGTGAAAGAGATATATTATACGAGAATGCCCTAGATATAGAAATAGCAGAAAATTTAATTAGACTAGCAGAAAAGAATCATATATATTATCATTTTTATGATATGGATACGTTCTATAGTAGAATATTAGATGAAGATGTGGTAAAAAATTATAGAGTTAATAAAAATAGTTTAAACGAGCAACAAATAAAGTTTAAAGTATTGAATGATCCTTTGAAGTTTTTAAATGACCAAGTACCTAAGATATATAAATTTGTATTTATAGAAGAAGACAAAGATAAATTAGTGAATTTTAGAGAATCATTAAAACAAATAGAAGGAATTGATATATCCAGTTCTTGGTATAATAATGTAGAAGCTATGAGCAAAGGAGTGTCTAAAGGAGAAGGATTAAAACGGTTATGTAAGAGATTAAATATAGAGACATCACAAGTAATAGCTATAGGGGATAACGAAAATGATATATCTATGTTTCAAGTAGCTGGTTTAGCTATTGCCATGGAAAATGGCGATGATATTGCTAAAGAGCATTCACACGTTATTACTGATACTAATGATGAGGATGGAGTATCAAAAGCAATAGAAAAGTATGCATTAAATGTATAG
- a CDS encoding tRNA (cytidine(34)-2'-O)-methyltransferase gives MGLNIVLVEPEIPQNTGNIARTCALTNTNLHLVRPLGFSVEDKYLKRAGLDYWHLVKIYYYDSFNEVKEKHFNNKFYFATTKGKKLYTEVNYTENCFIVFGKETKGLPDEILYSNWDRTIKIPMKKGIKRSLNLANSVNIILFEALRQLNFPYLE, from the coding sequence ATGGGGTTAAATATTGTACTAGTAGAACCAGAAATACCTCAAAATACTGGGAATATAGCTAGAACTTGTGCATTGACTAACACTAATCTTCATTTGGTAAGACCTTTAGGTTTTTCTGTTGAGGATAAGTATTTAAAAAGAGCAGGATTGGATTATTGGCACTTGGTAAAAATATATTATTATGACAGTTTTAATGAAGTGAAAGAAAAACATTTTAATAATAAATTTTATTTTGCGACTACAAAAGGTAAAAAATTATATACTGAAGTAAATTATACGGAAAATTGTTTTATAGTATTTGGTAAGGAAACTAAAGGCTTGCCAGATGAAATATTATATTCTAATTGGGATAGAACTATAAAGATTCCTATGAAAAAAGGTATAAAAAGATCACTAAATTTAGCTAATTCAGTTAATATAATACTATTTGAGGCACTAAGACAGTTGAATTTTCCTTATTTAGAATAA
- a CDS encoding Na/Pi cotransporter family protein: protein MDIALPVLGGLGLFLYGMNLMGMGLQKAAGEKLKTLIEILTNNRIMGVIVGALVTMVIQSSSATTVMVIGFVNAGLMNLTQAVGVIMGANLGTTITAQLIAFNLTDFAPLAVAVGVGIWIATSKKRSKNLAEILIGFGILFIGMNMMSSGLKPLASSPVFKKIMISLTDPFLGILVGLGLTTIVQSSSASIGLLQALASQGLVGLNIAFPILFGDNIGTTTTALISSIGTNKTAKRAAVIHFLFNLIGTIIFMTILRNPVEAIVLKLSPNDVQRQIANAHTLFNLINVVVQLPFAGLLVKAANKLVPGEDEEVEVGVKYLDPRIIETPSIALGQVIKEVLRMGKIVEENLALAAMSFKNKDEKMTREVFSQEKVINRLEKDIVEYLVELSNAPLTDEQHVQVNVLMNVVNDIERVGDHADNIAELSQLAIDERLHFSDEAMDEFDKIANKSQEVFHKALESLENTDFDKAREVLRLEEEIDALEKEYRTNHIDRLNKLLCQPSSGVVFLDLLSNFERISDHSSNISLYVLDLLKE, encoded by the coding sequence ATGGATATAGCATTACCTGTTTTAGGCGGTTTAGGACTTTTTCTGTATGGCATGAATTTAATGGGTATGGGTTTACAAAAAGCTGCAGGGGAAAAGTTGAAGACATTAATAGAAATACTAACGAATAATAGAATAATGGGAGTAATTGTAGGTGCTTTGGTTACCATGGTGATACAAAGTAGTAGTGCTACAACGGTTATGGTAATAGGTTTCGTAAATGCTGGACTTATGAATTTGACACAGGCTGTTGGAGTTATAATGGGTGCTAACTTAGGAACCACTATAACAGCCCAATTAATAGCATTTAATTTAACTGATTTTGCTCCACTAGCAGTTGCTGTTGGAGTAGGTATTTGGATTGCCACATCAAAAAAACGATCGAAAAATTTAGCTGAGATTCTTATTGGATTTGGTATACTGTTTATTGGCATGAATATGATGAGTAGTGGGTTAAAGCCATTGGCAAGCAGTCCTGTGTTTAAAAAAATTATGATTAGTTTAACTGATCCTTTTTTAGGTATATTAGTTGGTTTAGGTTTGACTACTATAGTTCAAAGTAGTAGTGCTTCTATTGGATTATTACAAGCCTTAGCTTCTCAAGGATTAGTGGGATTAAATATTGCATTTCCAATATTATTTGGGGATAATATTGGAACAACGACTACAGCTCTAATATCCAGTATAGGTACCAATAAAACAGCAAAAAGGGCAGCAGTTATACATTTTTTATTTAATTTAATAGGTACTATTATTTTTATGACTATACTTAGAAACCCTGTGGAAGCAATTGTTTTAAAATTATCACCTAATGATGTACAGAGGCAAATTGCTAATGCTCACACGTTGTTTAATTTAATAAATGTAGTAGTTCAATTACCTTTTGCAGGATTGTTGGTAAAAGCGGCAAACAAATTAGTTCCTGGAGAAGATGAAGAAGTTGAAGTTGGAGTAAAATATTTGGATCCTAGAATTATAGAAACTCCTTCTATTGCTCTAGGTCAAGTGATAAAAGAAGTATTGAGAATGGGTAAGATAGTAGAAGAAAATTTAGCATTGGCTGCAATGTCTTTTAAAAACAAGGATGAAAAAATGACAAGAGAAGTATTTTCGCAAGAAAAAGTTATTAATAGATTAGAAAAAGATATAGTTGAATATTTAGTAGAATTATCCAATGCACCTTTAACAGATGAACAGCATGTTCAAGTGAATGTACTTATGAATGTAGTAAATGATATTGAAAGGGTAGGAGATCATGCAGACAATATAGCTGAATTGTCTCAATTAGCTATTGATGAGAGATTACATTTTAGTGATGAAGCTATGGATGAATTTGATAAAATAGCCAATAAAAGTCAAGAAGTATTTCATAAAGCTTTGGAATCATTAGAAAATACAGACTTTGATAAAGCTAGAGAGGTATTAAGGTTGGAAGAGGAAATAGATGCTTTAGAAAAAGAATATAGAACAAATCATATTGATAGATTAAATAAATTGTTGTGTCAACCAAGTTCTGGAGTAGTCTTTTTGGATTTATTAAGTAATTTTGAGAGAATTTCTGACCATTCTTCAAATATATCTCTTTATGTGTTAGATTTACTAAAAGAATAA
- the trxB gene encoding thioredoxin-disulfide reductase, producing MSEIYDVIIVGQGPAGLAAGIYASRDRRKTLMLEKEKPGGQIVTTAEVANYPGSIENATGPSLIARMVDQAKSFGAEGKIDPIVDVELEGEIKVLKGEKDEYKAKSIVIATGANPRQIGCPGEKELTGRGVSYCATCDAAFFEDMEVYVVGGGDTAVEEAIYLTKFARKVTIIHRRDELRAAKSIQEKAFNNEKIHFMWDSVVEEIKGDGIVESMVVKNVKTGELTEIVADEEDGTFGIFVFIGFIPATKLFEGKVEMKDGYIVTDEDMRTNIPGVFAAGDCRVKSLRQVVTATADGAIAAVQAGKYIDALEGTEYGK from the coding sequence ATGTCAGAAATTTATGATGTTATCATTGTAGGGCAAGGACCTGCGGGGTTAGCAGCAGGAATATATGCATCAAGAGATAGGCGTAAAACGTTAATGCTTGAAAAAGAAAAACCAGGTGGACAAATTGTAACAACAGCAGAGGTAGCTAATTATCCAGGTTCTATAGAAAATGCTACAGGACCAAGCTTAATAGCAAGAATGGTGGATCAAGCAAAGAGTTTTGGAGCTGAAGGGAAAATAGACCCTATTGTAGATGTAGAATTAGAAGGTGAAATAAAAGTATTAAAGGGAGAAAAAGATGAATATAAAGCAAAATCTATAGTTATTGCTACAGGTGCTAATCCAAGACAAATAGGTTGTCCAGGAGAAAAAGAATTAACAGGCAGGGGAGTTTCTTACTGTGCTACATGTGATGCTGCTTTCTTTGAGGACATGGAGGTTTATGTAGTAGGTGGAGGAGATACTGCAGTAGAAGAAGCTATATATTTGACTAAATTTGCTAGAAAGGTTACTATTATTCATAGAAGAGATGAATTAAGAGCTGCAAAGTCTATTCAAGAAAAAGCATTTAATAATGAAAAAATACATTTTATGTGGGACTCAGTAGTAGAAGAGATAAAAGGTGATGGAATAGTTGAGTCAATGGTAGTTAAAAATGTTAAAACAGGTGAGTTAACAGAAATAGTTGCCGATGAAGAAGATGGAACCTTTGGGATATTCGTGTTTATAGGGTTTATACCAGCTACTAAATTATTTGAAGGAAAAGTTGAAATGAAAGATGGATATATTGTAACAGATGAAGATATGAGAACTAATATCCCTGGAGTATTTGCTGCAGGAGATTGTAGAGTTAAATCTTTAAGGCAAGTTGTAACAGCTACTGCTGATGGAGCTATTGCAGCAGTTCAGGCTGGAAAATATATTGATGCTCTAGAAGGGACAGAATATGGAAAATAA
- the trxA gene encoding thioredoxin TrxA, whose translation MIELTKENFEEEVLKAEGPVLVDYWGPTCEPCKALMPHVEKLAEKYGDKVKFCSLDITKARRLAIKQKVMGLPAIVIYKDGEEVERLAESEATPAAVEEMVKKYAN comes from the coding sequence ATGATAGAGTTAACAAAGGAAAATTTTGAAGAAGAAGTTTTAAAGGCAGAAGGACCAGTATTAGTAGATTATTGGGGACCAACTTGTGAACCATGTAAGGCATTGATGCCTCATGTGGAAAAGTTAGCAGAAAAATATGGAGACAAGGTGAAATTTTGTTCATTAGACATTACTAAGGCAAGAAGATTGGCAATAAAGCAAAAAGTAATGGGATTACCAGCTATTGTTATTTATAAAGATGGAGAAGAAGTAGAAAGATTAGCAGAATCTGAAGCTACACCAGCAGCTGTAGAAGAAATGGTTAAGAAGTATGCAAATTAG
- a CDS encoding glycine/sarcosine/betaine reductase component B subunit: MRLELGHVLIKDVQFGNETKVDNGVLYVNKEELIALIKEDEHLKEVDVEIAKPGESVRITPVKDVIEPRVKVEGPGGIFPGVLSKVDTVGSGKTNVLKGCAVVTTGKIVGFQEGIIDMTGPGAEYTPFSKLNNIVLICEPQDNLKQHDHEKAVRFAGLKAAAYLAEVAKELTPDKVEVYETKTLFEGAKEYPELPRVAYVQMLQSQGLLHDTYVYGVDAKQIVPTILYPTEIMDGAIISGNCVSACDKNTTYHHLNNPVIEDLYKKHGKELNFVGVIITNENVYLADKERSSNWTAKLAEYLDLDGVIISQEGFGNPDTDLIMNCKKIEQKGIKTVIITDEYAGRDGASQSLADADPLADAVVTAGNANEIVELPPMDKVIGHIEFVNVIAGGFDGSLKEDGSITVELQAITGATNELGFNKMSAKGY; the protein is encoded by the coding sequence ATGCGTCTTGAATTAGGCCATGTGCTTATAAAAGATGTTCAATTTGGTAATGAAACTAAAGTTGACAATGGGGTGCTTTATGTAAATAAAGAAGAATTGATAGCCTTAATAAAGGAAGATGAGCACCTTAAAGAAGTAGACGTAGAAATTGCAAAACCTGGTGAGAGTGTAAGAATTACTCCTGTTAAGGATGTAATTGAGCCAAGAGTTAAGGTTGAAGGACCAGGAGGTATTTTCCCAGGAGTATTATCTAAAGTTGATACTGTTGGTAGTGGGAAAACCAATGTATTAAAAGGATGTGCAGTTGTTACTACAGGTAAAATTGTAGGTTTCCAGGAAGGCATTATAGATATGACAGGACCTGGAGCAGAATATACTCCATTCTCAAAATTAAACAATATAGTTTTAATATGCGAACCACAGGACAATTTGAAGCAACATGATCATGAGAAAGCTGTTAGATTTGCAGGACTTAAAGCAGCAGCTTACCTAGCAGAAGTTGCAAAGGAATTAACTCCTGATAAAGTAGAAGTATATGAAACTAAAACATTATTTGAAGGAGCAAAAGAGTATCCAGAGCTTCCAAGAGTAGCTTATGTTCAAATGCTTCAATCACAAGGTTTGCTTCATGATACCTATGTATATGGAGTAGATGCAAAACAAATAGTTCCAACTATATTGTATCCAACAGAAATAATGGATGGAGCTATTATAAGTGGAAATTGTGTATCTGCTTGTGATAAGAATACCACTTATCATCATCTAAACAATCCAGTTATAGAAGATCTATATAAAAAACATGGAAAAGAATTAAACTTTGTTGGGGTTATTATAACTAATGAAAATGTATATTTAGCAGACAAGGAAAGGTCTTCTAATTGGACAGCTAAACTAGCAGAATATCTAGATTTAGATGGAGTAATAATTTCACAAGAAGGGTTTGGTAATCCAGATACCGACCTTATAATGAACTGTAAGAAAATTGAACAAAAAGGCATAAAAACTGTTATTATAACTGATGAGTATGCAGGACGAGATGGTGCTAGTCAATCATTAGCTGATGCTGATCCTCTTGCAGATGCAGTGGTAACAGCAGGAAATGCTAATGAAATTGTTGAATTACCACCAATGGATAAAGTAATTGGACATATAGAGTTTGTAAATGTTATAGCAGGAGGCTTTGATGGAAGTTTGAAGGAAGATGGTTCCATAACAGTAGAACTTCAAGCTATAACAGGTGCGACTAATGAATTAGGATTTAATAAGATGTCTGCGAAAGGATATTAA
- the grdA gene encoding glycine/sarcosine/betaine reductase complex selenoprotein A, with product MSIFDENKKVIIIGDRDGIPGPAIEECVKTTDAEVVFSSTECFVUTAAGAMDLENQRRVKELTEKYGAENVIVIIGGAEPEAAGLAAETVTAGDPTFAGPLAGVQLGLRVYHAVEPEFKESVDPEVYDEQIGMMEMVLDVDEIINEVKSIREEYCKFKD from the coding sequence ATGTCAATATTTGATGAGAATAAAAAAGTTATAATTATTGGCGATAGAGATGGTATACCAGGACCAGCTATTGAAGAATGTGTAAAAACTACTGATGCAGAAGTAGTATTTTCATCAACTGAATGTTTCGTCTGAACTGCTGCAGGCGCTATGGACCTAGAGAACCAAAGAAGGGTTAAAGAATTAACAGAAAAATATGGTGCTGAAAATGTAATCGTTATAATAGGTGGAGCTGAACCTGAAGCAGCAGGATTAGCAGCTGAAACGGTTACAGCCGGAGACCCAACTTTTGCAGGTCCATTAGCAGGAGTCCAGTTAGGACTTAGAGTTTATCATGCAGTAGAACCAGAATTTAAAGAATCTGTAGATCCAGAAGTTTATGATGAACAAATAGGTATGATGGAAATGGTTTTAGATGTTGATGAAATTATAAACGAAGTAAAGAGTATAAGAGAAGAATATTGTAAATTTAAAGATTAA
- the grdB gene encoding glycine reductase complex selenoprotein B — protein sequence MGKIKVVHYINQFFAGIGGEEKADYKPEIREGVVGPGMALNKEFNGEAEIVATIICGDSYFNENVEEAKAEILKMVKEQDPDLFIAGPAFNAGRYGVACGTIADAVQTELGIPAITGMYEENPGADMYKKSVYIVSTKNSAAGMRDAVKKMAPLALKIAKGEEIGSPEEEGYIPRGIRKNYFTDKRGSERAVEMLLKKLKGEDFVTEFPMPDFDRVDPQPAIKDLSKATIALVTSGGIVPKGNPDHIESSSASKYGKYDIEGFDDLTSEDHETAHGGYDPVYANEDPDRVLPVDVLREMEKEGKIGKLHRYFYTTVGNGTSVANAKKFAEEIGKELVADGVDAVILTSTUGTCTRCGATMVKEIERAGIPVVHMCTVVPISLTVGANRIVPTIAIPHPLGNPNLDPEEEKALRRKLVEKALVALTTDVEEQTVFED from the coding sequence ATGGGGAAAATTAAAGTAGTCCATTATATTAACCAGTTTTTTGCCGGAATAGGTGGAGAAGAAAAAGCAGATTATAAACCAGAAATTAGAGAAGGCGTTGTTGGACCAGGAATGGCTTTAAATAAAGAATTTAATGGTGAAGCAGAAATAGTTGCTACCATTATATGTGGTGATAGCTATTTTAATGAGAATGTAGAAGAGGCAAAAGCTGAAATTTTAAAAATGGTAAAAGAACAGGATCCAGATTTATTTATAGCAGGACCAGCGTTTAATGCAGGTAGATATGGTGTTGCATGTGGAACAATTGCAGACGCAGTCCAAACTGAATTAGGTATTCCAGCTATAACTGGAATGTATGAAGAAAATCCTGGAGCAGATATGTACAAAAAAAGTGTATATATAGTATCTACTAAGAATTCTGCTGCAGGTATGAGAGATGCAGTTAAGAAAATGGCACCTTTAGCACTAAAAATTGCAAAAGGCGAAGAAATAGGATCCCCAGAGGAAGAAGGGTACATTCCAAGAGGAATTAGGAAAAATTACTTTACTGATAAAAGAGGTTCTGAAAGAGCAGTAGAAATGTTGCTTAAAAAATTAAAAGGTGAAGATTTTGTAACTGAATTTCCAATGCCAGATTTTGATAGAGTAGATCCACAACCAGCGATAAAGGATCTTTCAAAGGCTACAATAGCTTTAGTAACTTCTGGTGGAATTGTGCCTAAAGGAAATCCAGATCATATTGAATCTTCATCAGCATCTAAATATGGGAAATATGATATAGAAGGTTTTGATGATTTGACAAGTGAAGATCATGAAACTGCTCATGGCGGATATGATCCAGTATATGCTAACGAAGATCCTGATAGAGTATTGCCAGTTGATGTGTTAAGAGAAATGGAAAAAGAAGGTAAAATCGGCAAACTTCACAGATATTTTTACACTACTGTAGGTAATGGAACATCAGTTGCTAATGCTAAAAAATTTGCAGAAGAAATTGGTAAAGAATTAGTGGCTGATGGTGTAGATGCAGTTATATTAACTTCAACCTGAGGTACTTGTACACGTTGCGGTGCAACGATGGTAAAAGAAATTGAAAGAGCAGGAATTCCTGTAGTTCACATGTGTACAGTAGTACCAATTTCACTTACAGTAGGTGCAAATAGAATAGTGCCAACAATTGCTATTCCTCATCCATTAGGAAATCCAAACCTAGATCCTGAAGAGGAAAAAGCTTTAAGAAGAAAGTTAGTTGAAAAAGCATTAGTTGCTTTAACAACTGATGTAGAAGAACAAACTGTATTTGAAGATTAA
- the grdC gene encoding glycine/sarcosine/betaine reductase complex component C subunit beta: MSYPVVKGASYILVHAKDMVINNGTTQTTERILNPDSEYLKKLPNHLRDFEEVINYMPNQVYIGNMTPEELGEHPQPWYNKPLEDASRFGKYGEIMPEDEFIGLMKIVDTFDLVKLTKEFTEKVKAKLESHPIMKDRDDLISRLKTGEDLTDIEKLVKEQGAEGIYFDGEMVGCVKRAHDVDENLKAHVLFENIACKASGVLAGLNLIAKNNINPDDVEYIIECSEEACGDMNQRGGGNFAKSIAEMVGFKNTTGSDTRGFCAAPTHALIIASSLVQAGTFKNVVVISGGSTAKLGMNGKNHVENDMPILEDVIGGFAVLVSENDGVNPVLRTDLVGRHTVGTGSSPQAVMTSLVTAPLEKGNLKITDVDKYSVEMQNPDITKPAGAGDVPNANYKMIGALGVMRKDLERSQMLDFIKKHGMVGWAPTQGHIPSGVPYLGFAREDILEGRINNAMIIGKGSLFLGRMTNLFDGVSIIVEKNSGKTEEEKVISEEEIKALIAEAMRDFASHLLQD; encoded by the coding sequence ATGAGTTATCCTGTAGTAAAAGGTGCTAGTTATATATTAGTGCATGCTAAAGATATGGTTATCAATAATGGAACTACTCAAACGACTGAAAGAATATTAAATCCAGATTCTGAGTATTTAAAAAAGTTACCAAACCATTTACGTGACTTTGAAGAAGTTATAAATTATATGCCTAATCAAGTTTATATAGGTAATATGACACCAGAAGAATTAGGAGAACATCCACAACCTTGGTATAATAAACCATTAGAAGATGCGTCTAGATTTGGAAAATATGGAGAGATTATGCCAGAGGATGAGTTTATTGGATTGATGAAAATAGTAGATACTTTTGATTTAGTTAAATTGACCAAAGAATTTACAGAAAAAGTTAAGGCTAAGTTAGAATCTCATCCTATAATGAAAGATAGAGATGATTTAATATCTAGACTTAAAACTGGAGAAGATTTAACAGATATTGAAAAGTTAGTAAAAGAACAAGGGGCAGAAGGCATATATTTTGATGGAGAAATGGTTGGCTGTGTAAAAAGAGCACATGATGTAGATGAAAATTTAAAAGCTCATGTATTATTTGAAAACATTGCATGTAAGGCATCAGGTGTTTTAGCTGGTTTGAATCTAATAGCTAAAAACAATATAAATCCTGACGATGTAGAATATATAATAGAATGTTCAGAAGAAGCATGTGGAGATATGAACCAAAGAGGGGGAGGTAATTTTGCCAAATCAATTGCTGAAATGGTTGGATTTAAAAATACCACAGGTTCAGATACAAGAGGTTTTTGTGCAGCTCCAACTCATGCTTTAATTATAGCTTCTTCATTAGTGCAGGCAGGAACATTTAAAAATGTGGTAGTTATTTCTGGTGGTTCAACAGCAAAGTTAGGCATGAATGGGAAAAACCATGTAGAAAATGACATGCCAATATTAGAAGATGTAATTGGAGGATTTGCAGTACTAGTAAGTGAGAATGATGGTGTAAATCCAGTATTGAGGACTGATTTAGTTGGAAGGCATACAGTTGGGACTGGTTCATCACCACAAGCTGTAATGACTTCTTTAGTTACTGCTCCTTTAGAAAAAGGTAATTTAAAAATTACTGATGTTGATAAATATTCAGTAGAAATGCAAAATCCTGATATTACAAAACCAGCGGGCGCAGGAGATGTGCCAAATGCAAATTATAAGATGATAGGTGCTTTAGGAGTAATGAGAAAAGATCTAGAAAGGTCTCAAATGCTAGATTTCATTAAAAAACATGGAATGGTAGGTTGGGCACCAACACAAGGGCATATTCCATCTGGAGTACCTTATCTAGGATTTGCTAGAGAAGACATATTAGAAGGTAGAATAAACAATGCAATGATAATAGGCAAAGGAAGTTTATTCTTAGGAAGAATGACTAATTTATTTGATGGTGTTTCCATTATAGTGGAGAAAAACTCAGGAAAAACAGAAGAAGAGAAAGTTATATCAGAAGAAGAAATTAAAGCACTTATAGCTGAAGCCATGAGAGATTTTGCATCTCATCTACTTCAGGATTAG